In one window of Brevinematales bacterium DNA:
- a CDS encoding DHH family phosphoesterase, whose amino-acid sequence MNSYRIDIIRKFLNDKNLLSSDFVELLDKMFEKLSDEDLYYTLNPYYSSFFSPFEFRDMPKAVDRIIKSIRKNENILIFGDKDADGVLATFMLKKFLEDLKKRLGSVSEIFYEVPEGNDVYGIMPEDVEDYYGKVSLIITVDNGISAVDAIRKAKKMGIDVIITDHHELHNKDIFDYAYAVINPKVDKKEGVYLSGTGVVFFLILGLLIYEEYGDVRLSFIFDVDDKIEIVDIINFVPRVRIFDTQEIKKYSSKKIFVFIDEKHLSRTLKIVPNLNEITYQFIYLRRICEKFNVKFSSLENLYERYMIPNFYVYGQRFSKLIFILHILGNTRIKSYIDNFSPIVGLSVLSDSMPFISYNRFFIKNAVERISKIEIDSIKYVVSKVMSDNAVTYRSLVMLLVPFINTPGRMGQTKRIIELLIEGDLKKIESLVSEISKLNDHRKKVVSEFMNVFSEKIKSERVFVGTDIDKGVISLISTRISSEVNYPIVVMSNGGNGDVFSGSARFNKGDVFSIIKMLSSHLENFGGHKKAAGFVIMKDKISDFIQEFMRIDYTKFYDKLIPLVRISINYFYKNYSRLLYSIEPMNEEYKPIIEDVVVIEDFRKLYNAYQVKIGGDWFNTTINEDSIREFVGKRVIIIYSYDIKFDVRLQKDIFIPKILEIKDA is encoded by the coding sequence ATGAATTCATACAGGATCGACATAATAAGAAAATTTCTGAATGATAAGAATCTATTAAGTAGTGATTTTGTTGAATTACTTGATAAGATGTTTGAAAAGCTTAGTGATGAAGATCTTTATTATACTCTCAATCCTTATTATTCTTCTTTCTTTTCGCCTTTTGAATTTAGAGATATGCCAAAAGCTGTTGATAGAATAATCAAAAGTATTCGCAAAAATGAAAATATACTTATATTTGGAGATAAGGATGCTGATGGAGTTTTAGCAACTTTTATGTTGAAGAAATTTTTAGAAGACTTGAAGAAAAGGTTAGGTTCTGTTTCAGAGATATTTTACGAAGTTCCGGAGGGTAACGATGTTTATGGTATTATGCCTGAAGATGTTGAGGACTACTATGGTAAAGTTTCTTTAATTATAACTGTTGATAATGGTATATCTGCTGTTGATGCAATTAGAAAAGCGAAAAAAATGGGTATAGATGTAATAATAACAGATCATCACGAGTTACACAACAAGGATATATTCGATTATGCATATGCTGTTATAAATCCTAAAGTGGATAAAAAAGAAGGTGTGTATTTGTCTGGAACTGGTGTTGTATTTTTCTTGATACTTGGATTGCTTATATATGAAGAGTATGGAGACGTAAGGTTGAGTTTTATATTTGATGTGGATGATAAGATTGAGATTGTAGATATCATAAATTTTGTTCCTAGAGTTAGGATATTTGACACACAGGAGATAAAAAAATACTCTTCCAAGAAGATTTTTGTTTTTATAGATGAAAAACATTTGAGTAGAACTCTCAAAATTGTACCTAACTTAAATGAAATAACTTATCAATTTATATATCTTAGGAGAATATGTGAAAAGTTTAATGTGAAGTTTAGCAGTCTAGAAAACCTTTATGAAAGATATATGATACCAAACTTTTATGTCTATGGTCAAAGGTTTTCTAAGCTTATATTCATCTTACACATATTGGGGAATACTCGTATAAAGAGTTATATAGATAACTTTAGTCCAATAGTTGGTTTATCTGTTTTATCTGACAGTATGCCTTTTATATCTTACAACAGATTTTTTATCAAGAATGCTGTAGAAAGGATATCAAAAATTGAAATTGACAGTATTAAGTATGTAGTTTCGAAGGTTATGAGTGATAATGCGGTTACTTATAGAAGTTTAGTTATGTTACTAGTTCCGTTTATAAACACTCCTGGTAGGATGGGACAGACTAAGAGAATTATTGAGCTACTTATAGAAGGGGATTTAAAAAAGATTGAAAGCCTTGTTTCAGAGATAAGCAAATTAAACGATCATAGGAAAAAGGTGGTATCTGAGTTTATGAATGTTTTTTCAGAGAAAATAAAGTCCGAAAGAGTTTTTGTTGGAACTGATATAGACAAGGGGGTTATAAGTCTTATATCGACTAGAATATCAAGTGAAGTTAATTATCCTATTGTTGTTATGAGTAATGGTGGAAATGGAGATGTTTTTTCGGGATCTGCTAGGTTTAATAAGGGAGATGTGTTTTCCATTATTAAAATGCTTTCATCTCATCTTGAAAATTTTGGTGGTCATAAAAAAGCAGCAGGTTTTGTTATAATGAAAGATAAAATAAGTGACTTCATACAAGAGTTTATGAGAATAGATTATACAAAGTTTTACGATAAGCTAATTCCTTTGGTTAGGATAAGTATAAATTACTTCTATAAAAACTATTCAAGGCTTTTGTATTCAATAGAACCTATGAACGAGGAGTATAAACCTATTATTGAGGATGTAGTTGTTATAGAAGACTTTAGAAAGTTATATAATGCCTACCAAGTCAAAATAGGTGGTGATTGGTTTAACACAACAATTAACGAAGATTCAATTAGAGAGTTTGTTGGTAAAAGGGTGATAATTATATATTCGTATGATATTAAGTTTGATGTTAGACTTCAGAAAGATATTTTTATCCCGAAAATTTTGGAGATAAAGGATGCTTGA
- a CDS encoding DUF1577 domain-containing protein, with protein MLDEGIFESQKITAFLKRLRTINAVIEVIYQNTKTKASIRYVGDYSFEVYCQNPIEVNDPVIELELPFENKIYHIKTEVLNRRDNVLLLMMPTKIDVWTKRKFPRKNVYGKLFISISFIKPIDYSMVSERNEIPDKLKNIKDELDKDVPDLKIIVSMVLKEIESIAEKYDFVFYKRGMTLPSSALVSMYFKKPLLVEDTSNLESYITAYEGFNIITYGDYMRKMSWNDEKVLEQIKKLRATFLEQNVKSFLCIPIRVIDDIIGFIFCRNSSRMFSIKDVLYISALGDVVSEAYVKNKINSLKNTGELQFPVIDISAGGVRFEVDGIISKLIKVGDSIRMFLNIEGRSIQTISKVLRIDTTKNLRKLWVATMFTFIAPDDQQFILSYTSKT; from the coding sequence ATGCTTGATGAGGGTATCTTTGAAAGTCAAAAAATAACTGCTTTTTTGAAAAGATTGAGAACAATAAATGCGGTAATTGAGGTGATTTATCAAAATACAAAAACAAAGGCTTCGATAAGATATGTAGGTGATTATAGTTTTGAAGTTTATTGCCAAAATCCGATAGAGGTAAATGATCCTGTTATAGAATTAGAGTTGCCTTTTGAAAATAAAATTTACCATATAAAAACTGAAGTTTTGAATAGGAGAGACAATGTCTTGCTTCTTATGATGCCAACTAAAATAGATGTATGGACTAAAAGAAAGTTTCCGAGAAAAAATGTGTATGGTAAGCTATTTATTAGTATTTCATTTATAAAGCCAATTGATTACTCTATGGTTTCTGAAAGAAATGAAATTCCCGATAAACTTAAAAATATAAAAGATGAGCTTGATAAGGATGTACCTGATCTCAAGATTATAGTGAGTATGGTTCTAAAAGAAATAGAGAGTATTGCTGAGAAGTATGACTTCGTGTTTTACAAAAGAGGTATGACTTTGCCTTCATCTGCTTTAGTTAGCATGTACTTTAAAAAACCCCTTCTAGTTGAAGATACTTCAAATCTAGAGAGTTATATTACTGCATATGAAGGGTTTAACATAATAACCTATGGAGATTATATGAGGAAAATGTCTTGGAATGATGAAAAGGTTTTGGAACAAATAAAGAAACTGAGAGCAACATTTCTGGAACAGAATGTTAAAAGTTTTTTATGTATTCCTATAAGGGTTATAGATGACATAATAGGTTTTATATTTTGTAGAAATTCAAGTAGAATGTTTTCTATAAAGGATGTTCTTTACATAAGTGCTTTAGGTGATGTAGTATCTGAAGCTTATGTTAAGAATAAAATTAATTCTCTTAAGAACACAGGAGAACTTCAGTTTCCTGTAATAGACATAAGTGCTGGTGGTGTTAGATTTGAGGTCGACGGTATAATAAGTAAATTGATTAAAGTTGGAGATTCAATTAGGATGTTTCTAAATATAGAAGGTAGAAGTATTCAGACTATTTCAAAGGTACTTAGGATAGATACAACGAAGAATCTAAGAAAATTGTGGGTTGCTACTATGTTTACATTCATAGCACCTGATGATCAGCAATTTATATTATCATATACATCAAAAACTTAG
- the eno gene encoding phosphopyruvate hydratase, with protein sequence MADVIVDVIGREILDSRGNPTVEVDIVLDSGIVGRAAVPSGASTGENEAVELRDNDKSRYLGKGVLNAVKNVNEVIKNEIVGMSVFRQVDIDKRLIELDGTPNKSKLGANAILGVSLAVAKAASNLLEIPLYRYIGGTNAKVLPTPMCNVLNGGKHADSNVDFQEFMVVPTNAPSFREAIRIAAETFHALKKVLSSKGLFTGVGDEGGFAPNLSSNRQAIEVIIEAIEKAGYKPGKDVYLALDLASSELYDTSRRVYVLKGEGKELTSEKMVDLLEDWVKSYPIISIEDGMSEHDWDGWKMLTDRIGKKVQLVGDDLFVTNTKILREGILKGIANSILIKVNQIGTLTETLDAIELAKQAGYTYIISHRSGETEDTTIADLAVATNSGQIKTGSLSRTDRLAKYNQLIRIEEDLGSNAIYKGLKSFQGHLFE encoded by the coding sequence ATGGCTGATGTTATAGTTGATGTCATTGGTAGAGAGATACTTGATTCAAGGGGTAATCCTACTGTTGAGGTTGATATTGTGCTTGATAGTGGTATTGTTGGAAGAGCGGCAGTTCCATCGGGTGCTTCAACTGGAGAAAATGAAGCAGTTGAATTGAGAGATAACGATAAGAGTAGATATCTCGGAAAAGGTGTTTTGAATGCTGTTAAGAACGTTAATGAAGTGATAAAGAATGAAATTGTTGGTATGAGTGTCTTTAGGCAAGTTGATATTGATAAAAGGTTAATAGAGCTTGATGGTACTCCTAATAAATCAAAACTAGGTGCTAATGCAATATTGGGAGTCTCCCTAGCAGTAGCGAAAGCAGCTTCTAATCTTCTTGAAATACCACTTTATAGATATATAGGTGGTACCAATGCTAAGGTTTTACCAACTCCTATGTGCAATGTACTCAATGGTGGAAAACATGCAGATAGTAATGTTGATTTTCAAGAATTCATGGTTGTTCCAACTAATGCTCCTTCCTTCAGAGAAGCCATAAGGATAGCAGCTGAGACATTTCATGCTCTGAAAAAGGTTTTATCCTCAAAAGGATTGTTTACGGGGGTAGGTGATGAAGGTGGTTTTGCCCCTAATCTTTCTTCAAATAGACAGGCAATTGAAGTTATTATTGAAGCAATTGAAAAAGCAGGATACAAGCCAGGAAAAGATGTATATTTAGCACTTGATCTAGCGTCAAGTGAGTTGTATGATACATCTAGAAGAGTTTATGTACTCAAAGGAGAAGGTAAAGAGCTTACTTCTGAAAAAATGGTTGATCTGCTTGAAGATTGGGTGAAGAGCTATCCTATAATTTCGATTGAGGATGGTATGTCGGAACACGATTGGGATGGATGGAAAATGTTAACAGATAGAATTGGTAAAAAAGTTCAATTGGTGGGCGATGATTTGTTTGTTACTAACACTAAGATATTAAGAGAAGGTATACTGAAGGGTATAGCAAATTCAATACTTATAAAGGTTAATCAGATTGGTACTCTAACTGAAACTCTTGATGCTATAGAGCTAGCAAAACAAGCAGGATATACTTACATAATTTCTCATAGATCAGGTGAAACAGAGGATACTACTATAGCTGATCTTGCAGTTGCAACGAACTCAGGACAAATAAAAACCGGATCTTTGTCAAGGACTGATAGGCTTGCTAAGTATAATCAGTTGATAAGAATTGAAGAAGATTTAGGAAGTAATGCTATATACAAAGGTTTAAAATCTTTCCAAGGGCATCTTTTTGAGTAA
- the rpmI gene encoding 50S ribosomal protein L35 has translation MPKGNKPNTSAQKRFKITGTGKILRRQAGMRHLLSDKSRRRKRRLKKEVELTYGQAKRLKHLL, from the coding sequence ATGCCTAAGGGCAATAAACCGAATACTTCAGCACAAAAAAGGTTTAAAATAACAGGTACTGGTAAAATCTTAAGAAGACAAGCAGGTATGAGACACCTTCTTTCTGATAAGTCAAGGAGAAGGAAAAGAAGGCTTAAAAAAGAAGTTGAGTTAACATACGGACAGGCAAAAAGGTTGAAGCACCTTCTCTAG
- a CDS encoding flavin reductase family protein: MKKELPIDLTSRIFNLGNVQLVSVGYGGIKNVSTVAWITPVEKEPPLVMISLDKSSFTFELIDKSGEFALNTPTAEILDIVKKVGSVSGRDRDKFKEFNIPFSKGKYTQVPILDNCVANVEFIVKSIVPMQKHAMIMGEARRAIVEEDLFSDHWLLEEKDIILIHHAGANYFCTTRFLVEIKK; encoded by the coding sequence ATGAAGAAAGAATTACCTATAGATCTAACAAGCAGAATATTTAACTTAGGAAATGTACAATTAGTAAGCGTAGGATACGGAGGTATAAAAAATGTATCAACTGTTGCTTGGATAACTCCTGTAGAGAAAGAACCACCACTAGTGATGATATCTCTCGATAAATCTTCCTTTACCTTCGAACTAATAGATAAATCAGGTGAGTTTGCACTCAATACTCCAACAGCAGAAATACTCGACATCGTAAAAAAAGTAGGATCTGTATCAGGAAGAGATAGAGATAAATTCAAAGAGTTTAATATCCCATTTTCAAAAGGCAAGTATACTCAAGTGCCTATACTCGACAATTGTGTAGCTAATGTTGAATTTATAGTCAAATCTATAGTACCTATGCAAAAACACGCTATGATAATGGGTGAAGCAAGAAGAGCAATTGTTGAAGAAGATCTCTTTTCAGATCATTGGTTATTAGAAGAAAAAGATATCATACTTATACATCATGCAGGTGCTAACTATTTCTGTACTACCAGATTTTTGGTTGAAATAAAGAAATAG
- the clpP gene encoding ATP-dependent Clp endopeptidase proteolytic subunit ClpP → MRNTIREKSYLIPMVIENTGKGERAYDLYSRLLKDRIIILGSEITEDVANIIVAELLFLEAEDPDKDIHFYINSPGGLVTAGLAIYDTMQYIKPDIVTICVGQAASMAAVLLSAGTKGKRFALPHSRIMIHQPLGGAQGQATDIEIQAKEILRMRDLLNQILAKHTGQPIERVKKDTDRDFYMSPEEAREYGIIDEILTKRT, encoded by the coding sequence ATGAGAAACACAATAAGAGAAAAATCTTATCTTATACCCATGGTTATTGAAAACACAGGTAAAGGTGAAAGAGCATATGATTTATATTCAAGGCTACTAAAAGACAGAATAATAATTCTGGGTTCAGAGATAACTGAAGATGTAGCTAATATAATAGTAGCAGAGCTTCTTTTTTTGGAAGCTGAAGATCCAGACAAGGACATACATTTCTATATAAACAGCCCCGGAGGACTTGTAACAGCTGGACTTGCCATATACGATACAATGCAATATATAAAACCTGACATAGTTACAATATGTGTAGGACAAGCAGCATCCATGGCAGCAGTATTACTTTCTGCAGGAACAAAAGGAAAAAGATTTGCTCTACCACACTCAAGAATTATGATACATCAGCCACTAGGAGGAGCTCAAGGACAAGCAACAGATATTGAAATTCAAGCTAAAGAAATCTTGAGAATGAGGGACTTATTAAACCAAATACTAGCCAAACATACAGGACAACCAATCGAAAGAGTCAAAAAAGATACTGACAGAGACTTCTATATGTCTCCCGAAGAAGCAAGAGAATATGGAATAATTGATGAAATACTAACAAAAAGAACATAA
- a CDS encoding branched-chain amino acid ABC transporter permease has product MLDLLISQFFNGVTLGGIYALIALGYTMVYGILFMINFAHSEIFMLGAYVSLGVFILLSSLTAVFGVVLPLAVVVAAILVGVVGVVIELVAYRPLRNSPRLTPLISAISVSIILQNIVFIFVSSYAIPYSQIADLFPKGSLLGFEYKGLIITGITLILMLVLALFLSRSKFGIAIRATSQDRNTASLMGINVNVVISLVFFIGAFLGAVGGFFYGSYYSMIRYDMGFIPGVKAFTAAVVGGIGSIPGAVVGGFLIGIFEVFAESYISSAYKDVIVYSILIITLLIKPEGLLGEKHVDKI; this is encoded by the coding sequence ATGTTGGACCTTTTGATATCTCAGTTTTTTAACGGTGTAACACTTGGGGGTATATATGCTCTTATAGCGTTAGGTTATACAATGGTTTATGGAATTTTGTTTATGATAAATTTTGCTCACAGTGAAATTTTTATGTTAGGTGCGTATGTATCTCTTGGAGTTTTTATACTATTGTCTTCTCTTACTGCTGTGTTTGGAGTTGTGCTACCTTTAGCCGTTGTAGTTGCAGCGATTCTTGTTGGGGTAGTTGGGGTGGTTATAGAACTAGTTGCTTACAGACCTTTAAGGAATTCGCCTAGGCTTACACCACTTATAAGCGCTATTAGTGTTTCTATCATACTACAGAATATCGTTTTCATATTTGTGAGTAGTTATGCAATACCATATAGCCAAATTGCTGATCTGTTTCCAAAGGGTAGTTTACTTGGTTTTGAATACAAAGGCCTTATAATTACTGGTATAACTTTAATTTTAATGTTAGTTTTAGCACTCTTCTTATCTAGAAGTAAGTTTGGCATAGCTATAAGGGCAACATCTCAAGATAGAAATACTGCTAGTTTAATGGGTATAAATGTGAATGTTGTTATATCTCTTGTTTTCTTTATTGGTGCTTTTTTAGGAGCCGTAGGGGGATTCTTCTACGGAAGCTATTACTCAATGATAAGGTATGATATGGGTTTTATACCTGGTGTTAAGGCTTTTACTGCCGCAGTTGTTGGTGGAATAGGTAGTATTCCAGGAGCAGTTGTCGGGGGATTTTTGATAGGTATATTTGAAGTTTTTGCTGAAAGCTATATATCTTCGGCGTACAAAGATGTTATTGTTTATTCGATTCTTATTATTACTCTTCTAATCAAACCAGAGGGACTTTTAGGTGAAAAGCATGTTGATAAAATTTGA
- the mtnA gene encoding S-methyl-5-thioribose-1-phosphate isomerase, with amino-acid sequence MEVIRYHDGVLTLLDQRYLPEEEKYFECRTVEDVVYAIKEMVVRGAPLIAIAAGYGVCVGLKQYKTLSKLDYILGSLRQARPTAYNIFNILDRLEKKLELLRSKDFDTAFKLLEKEAKGIHEEDKKLCLRIAENGQNVLPINANVITICNTGMLATGGIGTALGVIYKGFWSGKVRHVYALETRPLLQGARLTMYELMKNNVPSTLITDSMISFLFASEKIDIALVGADRIVKNGDTANKIGTFNLAVICKHFGIPFYVVAPYTTIDFNLERGDQIPIEERRPDEVKYFRQQLIAPVDSRVWNPSFDVTPSDLITGIITDKGIFNPNEISKIGSLI; translated from the coding sequence ATGGAAGTCATTAGGTACCATGATGGAGTTTTAACGCTACTTGATCAGAGGTATTTGCCTGAAGAAGAAAAGTACTTTGAATGTAGGACTGTTGAAGATGTGGTGTATGCTATAAAAGAGATGGTTGTTAGAGGTGCACCACTCATTGCTATTGCTGCGGGATATGGGGTTTGTGTGGGACTAAAACAATATAAGACGTTGAGTAAACTTGATTATATCTTGGGCTCTTTGAGACAAGCAAGACCAACAGCATATAATATATTTAACATACTGGATAGACTTGAAAAAAAGTTAGAGTTATTACGCTCAAAAGATTTTGATACCGCTTTTAAACTTTTGGAAAAAGAAGCTAAAGGTATTCACGAAGAAGATAAAAAGCTTTGTTTGAGAATAGCTGAAAATGGGCAAAATGTATTACCAATTAATGCAAATGTGATAACAATATGTAATACTGGTATGCTTGCTACAGGTGGTATTGGTACTGCTCTTGGAGTTATATATAAAGGCTTTTGGAGTGGTAAAGTAAGGCATGTTTATGCCCTTGAAACAAGGCCCTTATTACAAGGAGCAAGACTTACTATGTATGAGCTTATGAAAAATAATGTACCTTCTACCTTAATTACGGATAGTATGATATCATTTCTATTTGCTAGTGAGAAAATAGATATAGCACTCGTAGGTGCTGATAGGATTGTAAAAAATGGTGATACAGCGAATAAGATAGGCACATTCAACTTGGCTGTAATTTGTAAACACTTTGGGATACCATTCTATGTTGTTGCTCCATATACTACTATTGATTTTAATCTGGAACGCGGAGATCAAATACCAATAGAGGAAAGAAGACCTGATGAAGTTAAGTACTTTAGACAGCAACTAATAGCTCCAGTAGATTCAAGAGTTTGGAATCCTTCATTTGATGTAACTCCATCTGATCTTATAACCGGTATAATAACAGATAAGGGTATTTTCAATCCAAACGAAATATCAAAAATAGGTTCTCTCATATAA
- a CDS encoding DUF115 domain-containing protein has protein sequence MEVKVENSRDGNPIIKVKLDRREIYLSSRYSPLGEAEKVSKSINIKNDLILLTGIGNPYLAYEISKNNPDKTVIVIEPLREIYETVLSNPYFKRLLSNSNIKIELVETTEKLKSLLSDIRYFDYYINPQYKSLFEIHMFEKIINETIHNLEINRNTLIRFGRLWLKNFILSFENSVKAKPVKLLFGTFNEFDVVVVGAGPSLDENKDILKNLYRNSIIISVDTSFSYLISMGIIPDIVVSVDPQMRNVIYNLIKKNYTNTLFVVDTLYPPIIYKFIPYNNIFMFNSPLKVWTLLKDNFNLDKGDILVGGSVICSSIDLANKLGAKNIILIGGDFCFPNLRIYSKGNYYELSKFITSNIFNTYDPWYILSKYPLILRLSKTNTPVFTDPRMLTFKEWIEKYVTTNNIKLINTSSNGLKIQSETSSNINTSTEISNLIDNNNINSEINKQSYFSSRRERIENIKRNLISIDIIQGYENVIRFIHRSIKEVFNKYEGNGIYGVVDTLTKNEFLKYLFEIGLQNILLREYTEKEFLAKLNEDILYVKNLYERTYF, from the coding sequence ATGGAAGTTAAAGTAGAAAACTCAAGAGACGGCAACCCTATAATAAAGGTAAAACTTGATAGAAGAGAGATATATCTATCATCAAGGTATTCACCCCTAGGTGAAGCCGAAAAAGTATCAAAATCGATAAACATAAAAAATGACCTAATTTTACTCACAGGAATCGGTAATCCATACCTAGCTTATGAAATATCCAAAAACAACCCAGACAAAACTGTAATAGTTATAGAACCACTTAGAGAAATATACGAAACTGTTTTATCAAACCCTTATTTCAAAAGATTATTGAGTAACAGTAATATAAAAATAGAATTGGTAGAAACCACTGAAAAACTAAAATCATTACTCTCCGATATAAGATACTTTGACTATTATATAAATCCTCAATACAAATCCCTATTTGAAATACACATGTTTGAAAAGATTATCAATGAAACGATACATAATCTAGAGATAAACAGGAATACACTAATACGCTTTGGGAGACTATGGCTTAAGAATTTTATACTTTCTTTTGAGAATTCTGTAAAAGCCAAACCTGTTAAATTACTTTTTGGAACTTTTAATGAGTTTGATGTAGTAGTTGTAGGAGCAGGACCTTCACTCGATGAAAATAAAGATATCTTAAAAAACTTGTATAGAAACTCAATAATTATATCGGTTGACACCTCTTTTAGTTACCTTATTTCGATGGGTATAATACCAGATATAGTAGTATCAGTAGATCCTCAAATGAGAAATGTAATATACAACTTAATCAAGAAAAATTATACCAATACTTTATTTGTTGTAGACACTCTCTATCCTCCAATAATATACAAATTTATTCCCTATAATAACATATTCATGTTTAACTCACCCTTGAAAGTGTGGACATTACTCAAAGATAACTTTAATCTAGATAAAGGAGATATTCTAGTTGGCGGATCTGTAATATGTAGTTCAATCGACCTTGCTAACAAGCTAGGTGCAAAAAATATAATACTCATAGGGGGGGACTTCTGTTTCCCAAACTTAAGAATATACTCTAAAGGAAATTATTACGAACTCAGCAAGTTTATAACATCAAACATCTTCAATACTTACGATCCCTGGTACATACTCTCAAAATATCCACTAATATTAAGACTGTCAAAAACTAATACTCCTGTATTCACAGATCCCAGAATGTTAACTTTCAAAGAATGGATCGAAAAATACGTTACTACAAATAATATCAAACTAATCAATACATCAAGTAATGGACTTAAAATACAATCCGAAACATCTAGCAACATAAATACAAGCACAGAAATTAGTAACTTAATAGATAACAATAACATCAACTCGGAAATAAACAAACAATCATATTTCTCTTCTAGAAGGGAAAGAATAGAAAACATAAAGAGAAATCTAATATCAATAGATATAATTCAAGGTTATGAAAATGTGATAAGATTCATACACAGATCAATCAAAGAAGTATTTAACAAATACGAGGGAAATGGCATTTATGGTGTAGTTGACACTCTCACAAAAAATGAATTTTTGAAATATCTGTTTGAGATCGGATTACAAAACATTTTATTAAGGGAATACACCGAAAAAGAATTTCTCGCTAAACTCAATGAAGATATTTTATATGTAAAGAATTTATATGAGAGAACCTATTTTTGA